A section of the Triticum dicoccoides isolate Atlit2015 ecotype Zavitan chromosome 7A, WEW_v2.0, whole genome shotgun sequence genome encodes:
- the LOC119333810 gene encoding zinc finger MYM-type protein 1-like, whose translation MDSGEEVDWIGIAAAVELEEAEAEAAAVKDAAAVAEAAASAARAKRKRERPHDSDDRQGIPPAFNLADVDPDPGTRKQIEEYATPEIRDEMRRAYLSKGVGHLYGHDFPRTLFGKDWRNFKEAWYKDYDWLEYSKETKSAYCFHCFLFKPPSIGDKFGHDVFTKKGFKNWKKVVEIFNAHVGGPNSAHNNARRRCEDFKNQKQSVSYAMTSHTEKSHIEYEERLRAVVGVVRFLVSQGLAFRGHDETTTSMNKGNFLEMLDWYAERCKDVADVVHKNAPGNHQLTCHKIQKQIVQACAEVTTKVIMTELGDSNFSLLVDESRDVSVREQMAVIVRFANQKGESLERLLGVKHVLDTTSASLKRSLDAMFVKHNLSMSRLRGQGYDGASNMRGEFNGLKKLVLDVNPYAFYVHCFAHQLQLVVVAVVKGVLAVSDFFGHTNKIVNMVSASCKRKDALLQKHHDNLVLQLEHGEILSGKGEHQETSLARPGDTRWGSHHKTLIRIYQMWDSVVEVLHGISLDGADADDRGLASGFMINMETFEFVLILHLMLRVLGLTNDLSQALQQKDQNIVCAMNMIVSVKSLLQKLRDDGWEPLLISTTNFCAARNIIVPNMDDNISARGYPRRSRKMVTCLHHYKVTIFNEVLDRNIVEMNNRFSETSTRLLKCIACLDPRDSFSNFDHDKLVELANIYSIDFSSQELYLLTDQLNIYIDVMKRSTEFLACDSLSSLALKLVQSRQHLVFPLVYRLIRLALTLPVATASVERVFSAMNIIKTDLRNKMGDDWLNDLMVCFVEREIFAKISDKEIMVHFHALKNRRGHLPPQPRVQSHLEIGIMGSYCGITEHFKRQESM comes from the exons atggacTCCGGCGAAGAGGTGGATTGGATAGGCATAGCTGCTGCTGTCGAACTCGAAGAAGCTGAGGCTGAGGCTGCTGCTGTCAAAGATGCGGCAGCTGTGGCAGAGGCAGCAGCTTCGGCGGCCAGAGCCAAACGGAAGCGAGAGCGACCACATGACTCCGACGACCGGCAG GGCATTCCTCCGGCATTTAATTTAGCTGATGTGGATCCTGATCCTGGCACACGTAAGCAAATTGAAGAGTATGCAACTCCAGAAATTAGAGATGAAATGAGAAGGGCATATTTGTCGAAAGGTGTTGGACATTTGTATGGTCATGATTTTCCTCGGACTCTTTTTGGGAAAGATTGGCGGAACTTCAAAGAAGCATGGTATAAAGATTATGATTGGCTAGAGTATAGTAAAGAGACAAAATCTGCCTATTGTTTCCATTGTTTTCTTTTCAAGCCTCCAAGCATTGGTGACAAGTTTGGCCATGATGTCTTCACTAAGAAAGGGTTCAAAAATTGGAAGAAGGTAGTGGAAATATTCAATGCTCATGTAGGTGGACCAAACAGCGCTCACAACAATGCTAGAAGACGGTGTGAAGATTTCAAAAACCAAAAGCAAAGTGTGTCATATGCAATGACTTCTCATACTGAGAAATCACATATTGAATATGAAGAGCGTTTGAGGGCTGTTGTAGGTGTGGTAAGGTTTCTTGTCTCTCAAGGCCTAGCTTTTCGTGGGCACGATGAGACTACCACTTCCATGAACAAGGGTAATTTCCTTGAGATGTTGGATTGGTATGCAGAAAGATGCAAAGATGTAGCCGATGTGGTCCATAAAAATGCTCCTGGCAATCATCAATTGACTTGTCATAAAATCCAAAAACAAATAGTACAAGCATGTGCCGAAGTGACTACAAAAGTGATAATGACTGAGCTTGGTGATAGTAATTTCTCTCTACTTGTTGATGAGTCTCGTGATGTATCGGTTAGAGAGCAAATGGCTGTGATTGTGAG GTTCGCGAACCAAAAAGGGGAGTCTTTGGAAAGATTGCTTGGTGTTAAACATGTTCTTGATACTACATCCGCTTCTTTGAAAAGATCTTTGGACGCAATGTTTGTTAAACATAATTTATCCATGTCTAGATTGAGAGGACAAGGATATGATGGGGCCTCAAATATGCGTGGAGAATTTAATGGTTTGAAGAAATTGGTGCTAGATGTCAATCCATATGCTTTTTATGTGCATTGTTTTGCCCACCAACTTCAATTGGTAGTTGTTGCTGTTGTCAAGGGAGTCCTAGCTGTTAGTGATTTCTTTGGACATACAAATAAGATTGTCAACATG GTAAGTGCCTCGTGTAAAAGAAAAGATGCATTGTTGCAGAAGCATCATGACAACCTGGTTTTACAGTTAGAGCATGGGGAGATTTTGTCAGGAAAAGGCGAGCATCAAGAGACAAGTTTAGCAAGACCCGGTGATACACGATGGGGGTCACACCACAAGACTCTAATCCGGATATATCAAATGTGGGATTCCGTGGTTGAAGTGCTACATGGTATTTCTCTTGATGGAGCAGATGCTGATGATAGAGGTTTGGCTTCTGGCTTTATGATAAACATGGAAACATTTGAATTTGTTCTTATCTTGCATTTGATGCTTCGAGTGCTTGGTTTAACCAATGATTTGTCACAAGCATTGCAACAAAAAGATCAGAATATAGTCTGTGCTATGAATATGATTGTGTCAGTGAAAAGTCTATTACAAAAGTTGAGAGATGATGGATGGGAGCCTCTCTTAATATCTACTACTAACTTTTGTGCTGCAAGAAATATAATAGTGCCCAATATGGATGATAACATTTCAGCAAGGGGTTACCCAAGAAGATCACGCAAAATGGTTACTTGTCTCCATCATTACAAGGTAACTATATTCAATGAGGTGTTGGATAGAAACATAGTTGAGATGAATAATCGATTTAGTGAAACTTCTACACGCTTGTTGAAGTGCATTGCTTGCCTTGATCCTAGAGACTCATTTAGCAACTTTGATCATGATAAGCTAGTTGAGCTTGCAAATATTTACTCAATTGATTTCTCTTCACAAGAGCTCTATCTGTTGACTGATCAACTCAACATATATATTGATGTGATGAAAAGAAGTACTGAATTCTTGGCTTGCGATAGTTTGAGTTCTCTTGCTCTCAAGTTGGTTCAGAGTAGACAACATCTGGTATTCCCATTGGTTTATCGGCTCATCAGACTTGCATTGACATTACCggtggcaactgcatcagttgagaGGGTTTTCTCAGCCATGAATATTATAAAGACTGATCTTCGAAACAAGATGGGTGATGATTGGCTTAATGATTTGATGGTTTGCTTTGTTGAGCGCGAGATATTTGCTAAAATTAGTGATAAAGAGATTATGGTTCATTTTCATGCCTTGAAGAACCGTCGAGGTCATCTACCTCCACAACCTCGTGTTCA GTCTCATTTGGAAATTGGAATTATGGGATCATATTGTGGCATAACTGAGCATTTCAAGCGGCAAGAGTCCATGTGA